The genomic stretch CTTAGGACATATCTTAGGTTaaactttattaactttgacTAACTCCCTCGAAAAAAAAGTAGCAATACCACTAGATTCATAATGACATGTAGTTTAATAATATAATTTGATGTCATATGTGTTACTATTTTTGTGTAAAAGTGTAGTCAAGTTTGAAAATGTTTGATTTCCAAGAAAGGAAAACATACACTTattcatggacggagggagtatgtacatTCGTGCATAAAAATAGTTCAGGATAAAAGTTCTTAATGCCAAACCACGAGATAAAATCATCTTCCTCCCTCCGATCAAAATTACTTGTCGCATATTAATGAGCCTATACAAATCTACGACAAGTAATTtagagatcggagggagtacatgagtTATAGTAGAAGAACTGCTACTTATTAACATAATAATTAATATAACCATGAACGGCCCTACACTCTCTTCAGATTCAATTGTCCATcttcaatagctgcatttttccacGGTGCAGCTTCAAGAGTCCCGGTCATCTCCGCGCCATTCATCTTGATCAATCAATCTCAGCGGTTCAGTTACACCGATAGGTTACCGACCCATTATCAGcagcaatcttgtatccttgaaTCTGTGGAAAAATAACATAATATTAGAGATCCTGCTTGATATTTGACCATCATCGTCCCCGGAAAACAAATCATTTCTGGCATTTCCATACGGTCCAGAAAACAGCAGCAGTTGTAAAGTTCAGGACACCAGCGTTCTGTTACTTTCTCAGAAACGAACAATGGATTCAGATATATCACCAATCTGGTAATCACACTCGACAGCAAGCTATTCAAATAGACAGAGATATTACACATTTACCTATTTAATTTTGATGAAAATACTCTTATGGCTTGAGTTACTGTTTAATTCAGCAGCAAATGGAAGAGACAGTGAATCGAGGTTGGTACTTTACAAAAGATAGATCATCCTCTCTCACAAAACAAAGGAGAAGAAGATAGACTGTCGACTAGAACAAGCTTCGTCACACTGATGTAGCATGAGAATGTTTCAGTGATGTACAGCGGAAAACTACTATCCAAGCATGCACAACATGAAAATATTGTATGTACAAAACTGCAGGTACATGATTTCCTGCTACTGAACACTGATCATATCTTACTTTAACACATCTGATCTAGAGTAATATTAAGAAGGCTTCAAGTTCAAAACAACCTTATTGTTGAACTGAACACATCTGATGCAACATTAGGATCCCAACAGTTTTAGAAAGAAAAAATACTGGAAAGTGCAAAATGCAATAATAGATTTTGAACAGTTAGCTTGTTGTACAGCTAGGCATTATGTTGACTAGTTGCCACCCATTGCTGGATAGCTAGACTTGCTCTGTTGAAGTGGATCTCTACCATCAATTCAACAAGGATGGCAATTGGCAAAGCATCAAACTGGTAACAGTTAAATAATATGGATGTCTTACTATTAACATATCCACAGGGGATTATCCAAAAGTATCGTGCAAAGTACCGTACGAGTGTGGTTGTTAACTCATCCTTTCTTATCTTTCTTCCTTGAAGATGTTCAAACAACTATAAGTTGAGGAACCTAAAACTACCAACACGATAACAGGACCAAGGCTGTATTATGAAATTCCAACTTcaaaaaaacggaccaacaaatTTGGAAGCCCACTCTTCCAATAGAGAGGGTTTAAACTTTGTGGTTGTGAACAACTGCAGAAAAAATAAGCCATCAAGGAAGACGAAAAGTAAATAGTATTTACCATGACATGGATGTCGCCAAGTAGATTCTCATCATACACAGTGCACAGCTAAATACTTCACTTCGGTTTCTATGAGATGCATTTTCATCACCTTAGTTCTTCTGGTTAACTGTTTTGTTGGATGCCGCCACCACCATAATACTGTTTTGTTGTCTGCCTAGAAAACTCTGCAAATGTCATGCCTTCTTTCAACCTTGACGACAGAGGGGGGATTTTCATCAAAATGTCTTGCATCAATATATGTTCACTACAAGACCCAGCTGATCCATCACTCCTTGAGGCAGATTCCAAGTGATCACTtgaatcatcttcatcggcagaaGAGTAACCAGAGCAAGGTAAAGTTTTGTCCCATGAGGGCTGCAGGAAGACCACAAAACTCTCCCGGCTTACGTTTGGCGAGCCTAAAGGTCTGCTCACAGCATGAAGCGTAGATCTCAGCTTCCCTCCTGACAAGATGTCTGCTGCCTCCCCAATCTGAACAATGAAGCTCTCTGGGGAGCATCTCACCGAGAACATCCTCCTTTTACTGAATAGCTGCAGGTGTGTGTGCTCATCAGGAAAAGAGCATTCTTCGCTGACAGCACATTCCTGTCCGAGGGAAGAGCGCAAGAATAATGGAGCCGTTAAGATGGTCAGTACTCCATAGTCGTAGTGCCACTCTTGCCATAATTTCCCAAGAGAAACCGTAGTGCTCTGACCTTGTACCATGACATCTTTGGAATCATTTTCATCTTCCAGTCTGGTACGAGATCCATCTTCTGATCCTGGCCATCGATAACCCGGTGTATTGATGTGATCTGATACAGGCGTTACTGCTGCAGCTGCATTACTCACcgagtttcttcttcttcttgtgtcTGTACTGCTCTGCTTGATAATCCTGCTATCCAACTCAGAGTGGTAATGGATGAGCCTCGCCTTGGCGCTCCCAAAGTCAGTAATGCTCTGCTCCAGCTGATTCCCGCCGATAACAATGTCGCAGGCCCGCGCAACCAAGATACCAATCTCCATCATGCACAAGCCCAGCTCCTTGAAGAGGTCACCAAGGTTCTCAATGTCATCATCACCACCCTCGTGTTCCCCAAATCCATGGACGCCCACCGGGCTCCCAGGCCAGGTGTCGATGCTTTTGGTCATCGACTCTGGCAAGTGGAATTTCTTAGTACCTGAATCACGC from Lolium rigidum isolate FL_2022 chromosome 4, APGP_CSIRO_Lrig_0.1, whole genome shotgun sequence encodes the following:
- the LOC124705521 gene encoding uncharacterized protein LOC124705521, whose product is MALTAPATTLDIDEIAFSDLFLLSPEASATADADDDGRRRRLLATVWAALGRGGTGLLAVAGVPRAAALRRRLLPLARRLALMEHASRANLLKKHGVGSDVPLKKPDRSVSSFAQLLRQRDSGTKKFHLPESMTKSIDTWPGSPVGVHGFGEHEGGDDDIENLGDLFKELGLCMMEIGILVARACDIVIGGNQLEQSITDFGSAKARLIHYHSELDSRIIKQSSTDTRRRRNSVSNAAAAVTPVSDHINTPGYRWPGSEDGSRTRLEDENDSKDVMVQGQSTTVSLGKLWQEWHYDYGVLTILTAPLFLRSSLGQECAVSEECSFPDEHTHLQLFSKRRMFSVRCSPESFIVQIGEAADILSGGKLRSTLHAVSRPLGSPNVSRESFVVFLQPSWDKTLPCSGYSSADEDDSSDHLESASRSDGSAGSCSEHILMQDILMKIPPLSSRLKEGMTFAEFSRQTTKQYYGGGGIQQNS